The genomic DNA GCGTCCTTTCCCGCACGCCGCGGTACTGCGGGAAGTACTTGAGGATGGAGCCGATCATCAGCGCCCCGCTCAGCCCGCCGGCCACCTGCGATCCCGTAAGCCCGTGCGGGTGGGGATGATACCAGAACATCCCCTCGGTGTGGTAGCTGGGAATGGGAAAGTCGTAGCGCCGGGCCGGCGCGCCGGTGGGGATGGCCACGTGCGTGACGTTGTCGCCGCCGTTCGGCCGGGGGGTCACCACGAGGCCGTGGTAGTGGTAGTTGGTGAACGCCACGTCCGCCGCCGTCTGGTCCTTGGTGGGGCGCATCGCGTTCACCACCGACATGTCCACCGTGTGCCCTGGCGAGATGAGGAGCGTGGGCGCCACGAACTGCCCGTTGTAGACGTTCGTGGTGTACGTGGTGTCGCCGATCCGGTAAGTCGCCGGCGCCATCCGCATGATGGTGCCCTGCAGGTCCCTCTGCACGGGGTCCTTCACCGGCCCGCACTGCTGTGCGGCGGCGTACTGCGCGGAAAGCCCCACCGCGAGCAGCGGGGGGATGATACGGGGGAGTAGCGGGCGCATGTTCGTCCGGTGGATCAAAAGGTGTGACTGCGGGACCCGCGGGAAGGGTGGACGTGGAGGAATTTCGGCGCTGAAAGCCGGCGGGGGACACCGGCCCAATCCACGAACCGTCGCATAATACGAAGCACGATCGCGCCGTGCAATGACTCCGCGCCGCCGCGTGGGAAGGCGCTACCGCAGCTCCAGCCGCATCAGCACGCGCGGAAATCCGTTGATCACCGACGTGGTGTCCGCCGCCTTGCGAAACCCGGCCTTCTCAAAGAGCGCGCGCGTCCCGACGTACGCCATCGTGAGATCCACCTTGCCGCCCTGGTTGTCGACCGGGTATCCCTCGATGGCCGGCGCGCCCCGCGACCGCGCGTACTCGACCGCGCCCGCGAGCAGCGAATGCGAGATCCCTCGCCCGCGGTGTCCCGGCCTCACGCGGATGCACCACACCGCCCACACGTCCGCGTCATCGACGTGCGGGATGGCGCGGGCGCGCGCAAAGGTGGTCTCCGCGCGCGGCGCGACCGCCGCCCACCCCACGACCTCGTCGCCATCGTACGCGAGCACGCCGATGGGCCCGCGCTCCATGAGCTCGGCCACCCTGGCGCCGCGCGCGGGACCCTGCAGCGAAACGTTCTCCTTCGATGGGATGCGGTAGCTCAGGCACCAGCACACGTTCGCGTCCGGCCGCTTCGGCCCCACCATCGTCCTGACGTCTTCGAACACCGTCGCCGGCCGAACCTCGATCGCCATGCGTTAGGATCCCAGAGGAGGGGGAGAAGATCAGCCCCTGTAAGAGACACGCGAG from Longimicrobium sp. includes the following:
- a CDS encoding GNAT family N-acetyltransferase, translating into MAIEVRPATVFEDVRTMVGPKRPDANVCWCLSYRIPSKENVSLQGPARGARVAELMERGPIGVLAYDGDEVVGWAAVAPRAETTFARARAIPHVDDADVWAVWCIRVRPGHRGRGISHSLLAGAVEYARSRGAPAIEGYPVDNQGGKVDLTMAYVGTRALFEKAGFRKAADTTSVINGFPRVLMRLELR